GGCATTGGGTTTGTAATTCCTTTAACCGAGCACAAAAAATATCCAACATACTAAAACGCAGGAGCACTTATGGAAACCAAACAGGAATATGAAGTGAAAACACAAGCAATAGCCAAGCCGGAAAATAATTACTACTACATTCAACCGCGTACGGATATTCGCGAAAACAAAGACAGCTATCTGTTATATGTGGAAATGCCCGGAGTACGTAAGGATGGACTCACCGTCACTTTGCAAAATGGCAATCTTGTGATCGAGGGCAAAATGGGCTTAAATGAAGAAGGATCCGTTATCCGCGAGGAAATACCCAAACGCAACTATCACCGCGTATTCCGACTGACAAACCGCGTTGATCCCAATAAGATTGAAGCCCGTTGGCAAGATGGATTTCTGATCCTGAGCGTTGGTAAAAAAGAAGAACTGAAGCCGCGTGAAATCGCAATTAACTTTAACTAAACACCAAACAACCAAAGGAGATTGACCATGTCACTCATCAAATTCACCCCGCGCGATCGCGACATCTTCTCTGATTTGTTTGCGATCCAAAGAGAAATGAACCAGGCTTTTAATTCCGTCTTTAATCGAGACGAATATACCGGCCTAACCAATTGGAACCCGGCAACGGATATCGTTGAAGGCAAAGACGAATATACCGTTCGTATCGAATTACCGGGTGTCAGCAAAAATGATGT
This is a stretch of genomic DNA from bacterium. It encodes these proteins:
- a CDS encoding Hsp20/alpha crystallin family protein; amino-acid sequence: METKQEYEVKTQAIAKPENNYYYIQPRTDIRENKDSYLLYVEMPGVRKDGLTVTLQNGNLVIEGKMGLNEEGSVIREEIPKRNYHRVFRLTNRVDPNKIEARWQDGFLILSVGKKEELKPREIAINFN